The nucleotide window CAGAGTCGACAGCTTATTTTCCTTGTATGCTTTCTGTCTGCCTTGGTTCATAATTATACTCTGTCGATTTTCCTTCACAGAAGCAATATACCCAGTTATTCCATGTATGGCTGGCCTGGTCTCAATCCTACCTATTCATTGGGAGAAAGTTGTGGTCTTTTTAAAGAATATCACATATTCATGTTCATATATAATACCAGTAGTTTCAGTTACACAACAGACTCGAAATTAGAAAGTACCAATATACTGGTCTGATTAGAAACTGCAAATCTTACATTGCATATTCACACCACACACCACCACCATTCATTAATCATTACAACTTCATGCATCACCAAACTACAATCACACATCCACAGACAACCTTTATTGCATTATACTGCTTACATAGAGTTATATACGACACCATTTCTAATCTCAGCCAGAGATCTCAATAGTCTTGACATCGGGTTTCTTCACTTCCTCCTTTGGCACCGTTACCGTGAGGACACCGTTCTCCATTGAAGCCTTAACCCCTTCCAACTTGGCATTCTCCGGCAACCTAAACTTCCTCATGAACTTGCCACTGCTGCGCTCCACGCGGTGCCAAGTGTCGTTCTTTTCCTCCTTCTCCATGCTCTTCTCTCCGCTGATCTGAAGCACTCTATCATCCTCGATCTCCACCTTTATTTCCTCTTTCTTCAGCCCCGGCAGATCTGCCTTGAACACGTGGGCCTCCGGCGTCTCCTTCCAGTCCACGCGAGTGTTCACGAATGCCGAATTCTCATGGGATAGAGAAGTGGAAGGGAAAGTAAAGTCTTTGAAGGGGTCCCAAACGTCGAGAGAGAAGGGGTCGAAGACGCTGTTCCGTCGATTGTTGAAGAAGCTTGGAATCAAAGACATTTTTGCACAAACAATTGAACCCTAATTGATCTGAACTTCGCACGATTTCAAACTCAATTGTCACTGCTGCGTGAAGAGAAGAGTGTAGGGGGATTTATATGGATGCGGGGGGTACTCTAGTAGTTTCACGAAAGACCGATTTGGGGTTGCCAAGGAACTCTCTAGTCACTTCCTGAatcttttgttcat belongs to Tripterygium wilfordii isolate XIE 37 chromosome 2, ASM1340144v1, whole genome shotgun sequence and includes:
- the LOC120004539 gene encoding 17.5 kDa class I heat shock protein-like, translated to MSLIPSFFNNRRNSVFDPFSLDVWDPFKDFTFPSTSLSHENSAFVNTRVDWKETPEAHVFKADLPGLKKEEIKVEIEDDRVLQISGEKSMEKEEKNDTWHRVERSSGKFMRKFRLPENAKLEGVKASMENGVLTVTVPKEEVKKPDVKTIEISG